One genomic segment of Deinococcus sp. HSC-46F16 includes these proteins:
- a CDS encoding dienelactone hydrolase family protein, which yields MAEELTFHSGGRTLTASLARPAAPRGDAPGVLVLHEVFGLNDDIRRVADRFARAGYVALAVDLFSAGNRAVCMTHLLGGLFLNPLEHQGVRDLRRALTVLGELPGVDASRLGAIGFCMGGSLAVALACTDSRLKAIAPYYGFNPRPLEAVRRGCPVVGSYPQRDATARQGEALRAELDAAGIPNDIKVYPGTRHSFANRGPAFDAVASEDAWNRVMAFFDEHVVGST from the coding sequence ATGGCTGAAGAACTGACCTTCCACTCGGGGGGCCGCACCCTCACCGCCTCCCTCGCCCGGCCCGCCGCGCCGCGTGGGGACGCGCCGGGTGTGCTGGTCCTCCACGAGGTCTTCGGGCTGAACGACGACATCCGGCGAGTGGCGGACCGCTTCGCGCGGGCGGGGTACGTGGCGCTGGCGGTGGACCTCTTCTCGGCGGGGAACCGGGCCGTGTGCATGACGCACCTGCTGGGAGGCCTCTTCCTGAACCCGCTGGAGCACCAGGGCGTGCGCGACCTCCGGCGGGCGCTGACGGTGCTGGGCGAACTGCCGGGCGTGGACGCCTCGCGGCTGGGGGCCATCGGCTTTTGCATGGGGGGCAGCCTCGCCGTGGCGCTCGCCTGCACCGACAGCCGCCTGAAGGCCATCGCCCCCTATTACGGTTTCAATCCCCGCCCGCTGGAAGCGGTGCGGCGGGGGTGCCCGGTCGTGGGCAGCTACCCGCAGCGGGACGCCACGGCCCGGCAGGGGGAGGCGCTGCGGGCCGAACTGGACGCGGCGGGCATCCCGAACGACATCAAGGTCTATCCCGGCACCCGCCACTCCTTCGCCAACCGTGGCCCGGCCTTCGACGCGGTGGCGAGCGAGGACGCCTGGAACCGGGTGATGGCCTTTTTCGACGAGCACGTGGTCGGGTCCACCTGA
- a CDS encoding P1 family peptidase — MTAPNTTLTAIPGFRVGHWTDPVGLTGCTVLLCPDAGAVASASFLGPSPGTREGVLLSAEKKVERVHGLLLTGGSAFGLAAASGVVRVLEERGVGHETPWARVPIVPAAVVYDLGVGDPGARPGEREGELAARAASADPVERGRVGAGTGTTAGKYLGVGAVPGGLGSAYLERHGVAVGALAVVNPIGDVLDERGGVLAGPGVGPGATAFAPGDVESTTLVAVATEHLLTKPEARRLADAAQTALGRVIHPSHTPWDGDSAFVLSSCVRPAADSLLLVALVQEAVCAAVRDAVRVANGLTPPA; from the coding sequence GTGACTGCCCCCAACACGACCCTCACCGCCATTCCCGGCTTCCGCGTGGGCCACTGGACCGACCCGGTGGGCCTGACCGGCTGCACGGTGCTCCTCTGCCCCGACGCGGGCGCGGTGGCCTCCGCGTCCTTTCTCGGCCCCAGCCCCGGCACGCGGGAGGGGGTGCTGCTCTCGGCGGAGAAGAAGGTGGAGCGCGTGCATGGCCTGCTGCTGACGGGCGGCAGCGCCTTCGGCCTTGCGGCGGCCTCCGGGGTGGTTCGGGTGCTGGAGGAGCGCGGCGTGGGCCACGAGACGCCCTGGGCGCGGGTGCCGATCGTTCCGGCGGCGGTGGTGTACGACCTCGGGGTGGGGGACCCCGGAGCACGGCCCGGCGAGCGCGAGGGCGAACTCGCGGCGCGGGCGGCGTCGGCGGATCCGGTCGAGCGTGGGCGCGTCGGGGCGGGCACCGGCACGACGGCGGGCAAGTACCTCGGGGTGGGGGCGGTGCCGGGCGGCCTGGGCAGCGCCTACCTGGAGCGGCACGGGGTCGCGGTGGGGGCGCTGGCGGTCGTGAACCCCATCGGTGACGTGCTGGACGAGCGGGGCGGGGTGCTGGCCGGGCCGGGGGTGGGACCGGGCGCCACCGCCTTTGCCCCCGGCGACGTGGAGAGCACCACCCTGGTCGCGGTCGCCACCGAGCACCTGCTGACCAAGCCCGAAGCCCGCCGCCTCGCGGACGCCGCGCAGACCGCGCTGGGGCGGGTGATTCACCCCAGCCACACCCCCTGGGACGGGGACAGCGCCTTCGTGCTGAGTTCCTGCGTTCGGCCCGCCGCCGATTCCCTCCTGCTCGTCGCACTCGTTCAGGAGGCCGTGTGCGCGGCGGTGCGCGACGCGGTGCGGGTGGCGAACGGGCTTACCCCGCCCGCGTAA
- a CDS encoding response regulator transcription factor, which translates to MEQRILLIEDNPDITRVVQYELEQAGYKVLTAPDGVTGLTSARENSPELVILDLGLPDFDGAEIARRLRKTSSVPIIILTAMDAVDRKVNLLEAGADDYMTKPFHPEELVARVKVQLRHQQHGEVISIGALEIHPQKRLCHYNGHEVRLSPKEFDLLTFLARQPGRVYSRQEIEREVWNGELPSNSNVVDVHMANMRAKLRDLDGYGIIRTVRGIGYALKTP; encoded by the coding sequence ATGGAACAACGCATTTTGCTGATCGAAGACAATCCCGACATCACCCGCGTCGTTCAGTACGAACTCGAGCAGGCCGGATACAAGGTGCTGACCGCCCCCGACGGGGTGACCGGCCTGACCAGCGCCCGCGAGAACAGCCCCGAACTGGTCATCCTCGACCTCGGCCTGCCCGACTTCGACGGCGCGGAGATCGCCCGGCGCCTGCGCAAGACGAGCAGCGTGCCCATCATCATCCTGACGGCGATGGACGCGGTCGACCGCAAGGTGAACCTGCTGGAAGCGGGCGCGGACGACTACATGACCAAGCCCTTTCACCCCGAAGAACTCGTCGCCCGCGTCAAGGTGCAGCTCCGGCACCAGCAGCACGGCGAGGTGATCTCCATCGGGGCACTGGAAATCCACCCTCAGAAGCGGCTGTGCCACTACAACGGCCACGAGGTGCGCCTCTCGCCCAAGGAGTTCGACCTCCTGACCTTCCTGGCCCGGCAGCCGGGGCGCGTCTATTCCCGCCAGGAAATCGAGCGCGAGGTCTGGAACGGCGAGCTGCCCAGCAACTCCAACGTGGTGGATGTCCACATGGCGAACATGCGGGCCAAACTGCGCGACCTCGACGGGTACGGGATCATCCGGACGGTGCGGGGGATCGGGTACGCGCTGAAAACGCCCTGA
- a CDS encoding alpha/beta fold hydrolase, whose translation MTWQGDPSSVRLNGADLYFEVTGPEGSDLPPLVFLHGGPGYNSYSFQDLFGERLEGRRVVYLDQRGSGRSGALEDSEQGAETLDLDTLVADVEALREHLGFESLVPLGHGFGALVALEYARRFPVRTARVVVVNPWVHFPGLALTLLAEAAARRGQPLDDPAATVRARTPEGEYPPVGAARIEAAFSLVNARDLLNALQFRDAPSRMRLEFIDAEGQLAGGGEVQQALVNQGLWEFEYPPFLQELRRPVFVIAGVHDRTSYPEQVEWLADLAGADVTVLDAGHYPWLDDEDAFAEALEEALTR comes from the coding sequence ATGACCTGGCAAGGCGACCCCTCTTCCGTGCGGCTCAACGGTGCCGACCTGTATTTCGAGGTGACGGGGCCGGAAGGCAGTGACCTCCCGCCCCTCGTCTTTCTGCACGGCGGCCCCGGCTACAACAGCTATTCCTTTCAGGACCTCTTCGGGGAGCGGCTGGAGGGGCGGCGGGTGGTGTACCTCGACCAGCGCGGCTCGGGGCGCAGCGGGGCGCTGGAGGACAGCGAGCAGGGCGCCGAGACGCTCGACCTCGACACACTCGTGGCCGACGTGGAGGCGCTGCGCGAGCACCTCGGCTTCGAGAGCCTCGTGCCGCTGGGGCACGGCTTCGGGGCGCTCGTGGCGCTGGAGTACGCCCGGCGCTTTCCGGTCCGCACCGCCCGCGTGGTCGTGGTCAATCCCTGGGTGCATTTCCCTGGACTCGCGCTGACCCTGCTCGCGGAGGCCGCCGCCCGCCGGGGCCAGCCTCTCGACGACCCGGCCGCCACCGTGCGGGCGCGGACCCCGGAGGGCGAGTACCCCCCCGTCGGCGCGGCCCGCATCGAGGCGGCCTTCTCGCTCGTTAACGCCCGCGACCTGCTCAACGCGCTGCAGTTCCGCGACGCCCCCAGCCGGATGCGGCTGGAATTCATCGACGCCGAGGGCCAGCTTGCCGGGGGCGGGGAGGTGCAGCAGGCGCTCGTCAACCAGGGCCTGTGGGAGTTCGAGTACCCGCCCTTCCTCCAGGAACTCCGCCGCCCGGTGTTCGTGATCGCCGGGGTCCACGACCGCACCAGCTACCCCGAGCAGGTCGAGTGGCTGGCCGACCTCGCCGGGGCCGACGTGACGGTGCTCGACGCCGGACACTACCCCTGGCTGGACGACGAGGACGCCTTCGCCGAGGCGCTGGAGGAGGCGCTGACCCGGTAG
- a CDS encoding GNAT family N-acetyltransferase encodes MTPDSLPRLARAEAAAHARYGESGAVAHFGPLVAVHAGPDLAVNAAWHGGTPGPTEADLDGFEAFSAEHGQPAKLHVLSHTAPAVVPLLRARGYALASVLHAYTHGLTDLPPLPALTVREEPDADLWADLSARGFGPGTGAIMRLVAHAPGAVRLVAEVDGEPAGTAALSVTQGVAAFYGTSTRPEFRGRGVQTALLAARLHLAAEAGADLASVFVTPGSGSERNVRRAGFRVAGVRLTFTRAG; translated from the coding sequence ATGACGCCCGACTCCCTCCCCCGCCTGGCCCGTGCGGAAGCCGCTGCCCATGCCCGTTACGGCGAATCCGGCGCTGTCGCTCATTTCGGTCCGCTGGTGGCCGTCCACGCCGGGCCGGACCTCGCGGTGAACGCGGCCTGGCACGGCGGCACGCCGGGACCGACGGAGGCTGATCTGGACGGCTTCGAGGCGTTCAGCGCCGAGCATGGGCAGCCTGCGAAGCTGCACGTCCTCTCGCACACCGCCCCCGCCGTGGTCCCTTTGTTGAGGGCCAGAGGTTATGCGCTGGCCTCTGTCCTGCACGCCTACACGCACGGCCTGACCGACCTCCCCCCCCTTCCCGCCCTGACGGTCCGCGAGGAACCCGACGCCGACCTGTGGGCCGACCTCTCCGCACGCGGCTTCGGGCCGGGCACGGGGGCGATCATGCGCCTTGTGGCCCACGCCCCCGGCGCCGTCCGGCTGGTGGCCGAGGTGGACGGGGAACCCGCCGGAACCGCCGCGCTGAGCGTGACGCAGGGCGTGGCCGCGTTCTACGGCACGTCCACCCGGCCGGAGTTCCGGGGGCGGGGCGTCCAGACGGCCCTCCTCGCCGCTCGCCTGCACCTCGCCGCCGAAGCGGGGGCCGACCTCGCCAGCGTGTTCGTGACGCCGGGGTCGGGCAGCGAACGCAACGTGCGCCGGGCGGGGTTCCGGGTGGCAGGGGTGCGGCTGACCTTTACGCGGGCGGGGTAA
- a CDS encoding sugar phosphate nucleotidyltransferase codes for MKAVILAAGRGRRLLPLSAGRPKPALPIAGVSLLARGVRALRAAGVGEIAVVTSPAHEPELREATRQEGPLTFLHQHEPRGTGHAALAARDFFGGEAGVVYLGDNLFADPLAPLLSALDGADAVLAVKQVPDPRAYGVATVREGWLTGLHEKPAEPLSDLAACGVFAFQPHVLDEVARLPASERGEIEFPQALARVVAGGGRVRAVPLGGYWADAGTPHDLLTAGAHVLAGLSPRVDGEVEGSTLSGTVVVEAGAEVHGSHVTGPVWIGPGARVRGCVLGPNVSVGPDAVLEGATLRDSLIDEGARVLHPSRPLSHAVIGRRATVTAPTGDGVQLALGDHSVLRV; via the coding sequence ATGAAAGCCGTGATTCTGGCCGCCGGGCGCGGTCGCCGCTTGCTGCCCCTGAGTGCGGGGCGGCCCAAGCCTGCGCTGCCCATCGCGGGGGTGTCCCTGCTGGCGCGGGGGGTGCGGGCGCTGCGGGCGGCGGGGGTGGGCGAGATCGCGGTGGTGACCAGCCCCGCCCACGAGCCCGAGCTGCGCGAGGCCACCCGCCAGGAAGGCCCGCTGACCTTTCTGCACCAGCATGAGCCGCGCGGCACCGGGCACGCGGCGCTCGCCGCCCGTGACTTTTTCGGGGGCGAGGCGGGCGTGGTGTACCTGGGAGACAACCTCTTCGCCGACCCGCTCGCGCCGCTGCTCTCGGCGCTCGACGGGGCCGACGCGGTGCTCGCCGTCAAACAGGTGCCCGACCCCCGCGCCTACGGGGTGGCGACGGTGCGGGAAGGCTGGCTCACCGGGCTGCACGAGAAGCCCGCCGAACCGCTGAGCGACCTGGCGGCCTGCGGGGTCTTTGCCTTTCAGCCCCACGTGCTGGACGAGGTCGCGCGGCTCCCGGCCAGCGAGCGCGGCGAGATCGAGTTTCCGCAGGCGCTGGCGCGGGTGGTGGCGGGGGGCGGGCGGGTGCGGGCCGTACCGCTGGGGGGCTACTGGGCCGACGCGGGCACGCCCCATGACCTGCTGACGGCGGGGGCGCATGTCCTCGCGGGCCTCTCGCCCCGTGTGGACGGCGAGGTGGAGGGCAGCACCCTCTCGGGCACAGTGGTGGTCGAGGCGGGCGCCGAGGTCCACGGCTCGCACGTCACGGGGCCGGTGTGGATCGGCCCCGGCGCCCGGGTGCGCGGCTGCGTGCTGGGGCCGAACGTCAGCGTGGGGCCGGACGCGGTGCTGGAGGGCGCGACACTGCGCGACTCCCTGATCGACGAGGGGGCGCGGGTGCTACACCCCTCGCGGCCGCTCTCGCACGCGGTGATCGGCCGCCGGGCCACCGTGACCGCCCCCACCGGGGACGGGGTGCAGCTCGCGCTGGGGGACCACAGCGTGCTGCGGGTGTAG